Proteins encoded by one window of Nitrospiria bacterium:
- the radA gene encoding DNA repair protein RadA, which translates to MKTIFICQECGYQSPKWLGRCPECKSWNSLVEEPIEPAVSTSHSYLAKKEREKPTPIKDVITDHEDRFCTGINEMDRVLGGGVVAGSLVLVGGDPGIGKSTLLLQLLENLGLRGKRSLYVSGEESTRQIKMRGDRIGSTSDQVFLISATNLEDILKAIQEINPAVVVADSIQTLFTTHIPSAPGSVSQVRELATRLMFLAKETHTAIFIIGHVTKDGSIAGPRVLEHIVDTVLYFEGEKGHSYRILRAVKNRFGSTNEIAVFEMKEKGLEEVENPSNLFLAERPQKATGSVVIPTIEGTRPILVELQALVSSATGGLARRTSIGVDHHRVSLLMAVVEKRLGIHLQTYDVFVNVAGGMWIEEPAIDLGIASAVISSHKEYPLEAHTVLFGEIGLGGEIRAVTHAEKRLREAEKMGFTRCLLPQRNCNGIKTSASMELHGVQDIGEVFEILFT; encoded by the coding sequence ATGAAAACCATTTTTATCTGCCAAGAATGCGGTTATCAATCGCCTAAGTGGCTGGGACGCTGTCCCGAATGTAAAAGCTGGAACTCACTGGTAGAGGAGCCTATAGAACCCGCTGTATCCACATCCCATTCTTATCTGGCAAAAAAAGAGAGGGAAAAACCCACCCCCATCAAAGATGTGATTACCGATCATGAAGACCGTTTCTGTACTGGAATCAATGAGATGGACCGTGTTCTCGGAGGCGGGGTGGTTGCGGGGTCACTGGTTTTGGTGGGTGGTGACCCAGGCATCGGGAAATCGACCCTCCTTCTTCAGCTTCTTGAGAATTTAGGACTCAGGGGAAAACGGAGCCTATATGTTTCCGGAGAGGAATCAACTCGCCAGATCAAAATGCGGGGAGACCGAATCGGGTCCACATCGGATCAGGTTTTTTTAATTTCGGCCACCAACCTGGAAGACATACTTAAGGCAATCCAGGAAATCAACCCCGCTGTGGTTGTGGCCGATTCCATTCAAACCCTTTTTACCACACACATTCCGTCCGCCCCCGGAAGCGTCAGCCAGGTACGGGAATTGGCCACACGGTTGATGTTTCTCGCCAAAGAGACCCATACCGCTATTTTTATTATTGGACATGTGACCAAGGACGGATCCATTGCAGGCCCCCGGGTTCTGGAGCACATCGTTGATACGGTATTATATTTTGAAGGAGAAAAAGGCCACTCTTACCGTATTCTCAGAGCAGTCAAAAACCGTTTTGGTTCAACCAATGAAATTGCCGTTTTTGAAATGAAAGAAAAAGGGTTGGAAGAAGTTGAAAATCCGTCAAACCTTTTTTTAGCCGAACGCCCACAAAAAGCAACCGGCTCCGTGGTCATTCCTACCATAGAAGGAACACGGCCTATTTTGGTGGAACTACAAGCACTGGTTTCCTCCGCCACCGGGGGATTGGCCAGAAGAACCTCCATCGGGGTTGATCATCATCGGGTTTCTTTGTTGATGGCGGTGGTGGAAAAAAGGTTGGGAATTCACCTGCAAACCTACGATGTGTTTGTTAACGTGGCAGGGGGAATGTGGATCGAGGAGCCTGCTATCGATCTTGGAATCGCCTCCGCGGTGATTTCAAGTCATAAAGAGTATCCTTTGGAGGCCCATACGGTTTTATTTGGTGAAATTGGGTTGGGAGGGGAAATCAGGGCTGTGACCCATGCGGAGAAACGGCTTCGGGAGGCAGAAAAAATGGGGTTTACCCGATGTCTGCTTCCTCAACGAAACTGCAACGGCATCAAAACAAGCGCTTCCATGGAGCTTCATGGCGTACAGGATATTGGTGAGGTTTTTGAAATTCTTTTTACCTAA
- the tatC gene encoding twin-arginine translocase subunit TatC — protein sequence MSNTEKKLPLVGHLEELRNRLIKSLGALLICFTAAFFVSDYLLSWIKRPLKTDLVFLSPAEAFWANLKVALLGGLFISFPFLLYQAWAFIAPGLFKKEKKYGLFFLFFSVIFFILGLLFCWGIVLPFGLNFLISFGEKAGIQPTLSVGLYIDFVIKFLLAFAVIFQLPLVITLLSMMGVVAPQTLSHHRRYAILFAFIFAAILTPTPDIFNQVLMAGPIIVLFELGILSARLFSRKESKTKV from the coding sequence GTGAGTAACACCGAAAAAAAATTGCCGCTGGTTGGCCACCTTGAAGAACTTAGAAACCGATTAATCAAAAGCTTAGGCGCTCTTTTAATCTGTTTTACAGCTGCCTTTTTTGTGTCGGACTATTTGCTTTCCTGGATCAAACGTCCCTTAAAAACGGATTTGGTTTTCCTCTCACCGGCCGAGGCTTTTTGGGCCAATTTAAAGGTAGCCCTATTGGGAGGCCTTTTCATTTCATTTCCTTTTCTACTTTATCAGGCATGGGCTTTTATTGCCCCTGGGCTATTTAAAAAAGAAAAAAAGTACGGTCTCTTTTTTCTCTTTTTCTCGGTAATCTTTTTTATTCTAGGGTTGCTTTTTTGTTGGGGGATCGTTCTTCCGTTTGGGCTCAATTTTCTAATCAGCTTTGGAGAAAAAGCGGGAATACAACCGACCTTATCCGTTGGGTTATACATTGATTTTGTCATCAAATTCCTTCTGGCTTTTGCTGTGATTTTTCAACTCCCCTTGGTCATCACCCTTCTTTCCATGATGGGAGTCGTCGCCCCTCAGACCCTTTCCCATCACCGGCGTTATGCCATTCTATTCGCTTTTATTTTTGCAGCCATTTTGACCCCCACCCCGGATATTTTTAACCAGGTCTTAATGGCAGGGCCCATCATTGTGTTGTTTGAACTCGGAATCCTCAGCGCCCGTCTTTTCTCAAGAAAAGAATCTAAAACAAAGGTCTAA
- the tsaB gene encoding tRNA (adenosine(37)-N6)-threonylcarbamoyltransferase complex dimerization subunit type 1 TsaB, with protein sequence MKILAIETATLMGGVAITSDEGIIGEVRVSVRTTHSEQLMTIIDRVLKSSQTSLMEMDAFAVSIGPGSFTGLRIGVSTVKGFSMITTRPVLPISTLEGLSFSLPFSTHPICPILDAKKGEVYTALFHFNGTNQMERLWEDQVMSPSELSRKITQPTLLLGNGLQIYGKQLKEALGDKAIFSPKRLWAPSALSIAELARQMWREGTRVPSDAVKPNYVRRSEAEVKWELQQQKKTSGDISQ encoded by the coding sequence GTGAAAATTCTGGCTATCGAAACCGCCACATTGATGGGAGGGGTGGCTATTACCTCTGATGAGGGAATCATCGGTGAAGTTCGGGTGAGTGTACGAACCACGCATTCGGAGCAGTTAATGACCATCATTGACCGGGTTTTAAAATCAAGCCAAACCTCACTGATGGAAATGGATGCCTTCGCGGTCTCCATCGGACCGGGATCTTTTACCGGTCTTCGAATTGGCGTCAGTACCGTTAAAGGGTTTTCCATGATCACCACCCGGCCGGTTCTTCCCATTTCTACCTTAGAGGGTCTTTCCTTTTCTCTGCCTTTTTCTACCCATCCCATCTGCCCCATATTGGATGCAAAAAAGGGGGAGGTCTATACGGCATTGTTTCATTTCAATGGGACAAACCAAATGGAACGATTATGGGAAGATCAGGTAATGTCGCCTTCGGAATTATCCCGGAAAATCACTCAACCCACCCTATTGCTTGGAAATGGTCTACAGATATACGGTAAACAGCTGAAGGAAGCCCTCGGGGATAAGGCCATTTTCTCCCCTAAGCGCCTCTGGGCCCCCTCCGCCCTTTCCATTGCTGAGCTTGCAAGGCAAATGTGGCGGGAAGGAACCCGGGTCCCCTCCGATGCGGTGAAACCCAATTATGTACGCCGTTCTGAAGCAGAAGTAAAATGGGAATTGCAACAGCAAAAAAAAACCTCTGGAGACATCTCACAATGA
- a CDS encoding twin-arginine translocase TatA/TatE family subunit codes for MFGIGLPELILILVLALIILGPRQIPELAKSIGRGIAELRRMSEDLKGSIEKDLYSEDREKEKPRSIGGTEIHPPEPTEPKPPDPKEKTSE; via the coding sequence GTGTTTGGAATAGGGCTCCCAGAACTGATTTTGATTTTGGTCCTGGCCCTCATTATTTTAGGACCCCGGCAAATTCCGGAACTGGCCAAATCCATCGGAAGAGGAATCGCTGAACTCCGCCGGATGAGCGAAGACCTTAAAGGGTCCATCGAAAAAGACCTTTATTCCGAAGACAGGGAAAAGGAAAAACCCAGATCCATTGGGGGAACCGAAATCCATCCTCCGGAACCCACCGAGCCCAAACCTCCCGACCCAAAGGAAAAAACCAGTGAGTAA
- the rimI gene encoding ribosomal protein S18-alanine N-acetyltransferase, with translation MRVPQENKTSLQVKPMKPEDLDQILDIEQRSYTEPWIREMFLDELFEKWFSHSVVLRLSPSSDPLGYSCFWILESELHLLNLTIDPAWQGRGFGTRLLQWILAGGKKQKALNAFLEVRVSNQGAIRLYEKNGFQQLTQRKNYYSNPQEDALILKYSYDPIFF, from the coding sequence ATGAGGGTTCCTCAAGAAAACAAAACCTCCCTTCAGGTAAAACCTATGAAACCAGAGGACCTGGATCAGATTTTGGACATTGAGCAGCGCTCTTATACTGAACCCTGGATCCGGGAAATGTTTCTCGATGAGTTGTTTGAGAAATGGTTTTCGCACAGTGTTGTGTTAAGATTATCCCCATCTTCGGATCCTTTAGGCTATAGCTGTTTCTGGATTTTAGAATCGGAGCTTCATCTTTTGAATTTGACCATTGATCCCGCCTGGCAGGGTAGAGGATTCGGCACAAGGTTATTGCAATGGATTTTGGCCGGAGGGAAAAAGCAGAAGGCCTTAAACGCGTTTTTGGAAGTTCGGGTCTCAAACCAAGGGGCTATCCGGCTTTATGAAAAAAATGGCTTTCAACAACTGACCCAACGGAAAAATTATTACAGCAATCCCCAAGAGGACGCATTGATTTTGAAGTATTCTTATGATCCCATCTTTTTTTAA
- a CDS encoding DUF4292 domain-containing protein, with amino-acid sequence MKFFLPKALNRQFFQTLILIPILFCISCSLGNPLIIKESTPQGKTPELSLAQLLKIIRERERELKGFKALVELNFSLWKDQEKHIESLKGALFFESGGAWRFKGFDLLGRTVVDLLVTKEGFQIFLPSQDQYRSGTLDQIETLWPASSLGFPHHLFTMVNSIGPLTLEPVETPMLEKGPNFSILHLLRLEKNHGVLNRKVFFQGETLDMTQQELFNQEGRLEITMDYLNYKKINGHRLPFQVIAKNQGHQASLTFKEIQPNPKFIPKDFQLSQLEGRGFP; translated from the coding sequence TTGAAATTCTTTTTACCTAAAGCCCTAAACCGGCAGTTCTTCCAAACCCTTATCCTGATACCCATTCTATTCTGCATTTCATGCTCTCTTGGAAACCCGCTCATCATCAAGGAATCGACTCCTCAAGGGAAGACCCCAGAGCTGTCCCTGGCCCAGCTTTTGAAAATTATTCGTGAAAGGGAGCGGGAGTTAAAAGGGTTTAAAGCTTTGGTCGAGCTAAATTTCAGCCTTTGGAAGGATCAAGAAAAACACATTGAATCGTTAAAAGGAGCACTCTTTTTTGAAAGTGGTGGGGCATGGCGCTTTAAAGGGTTTGACCTTCTGGGAAGAACCGTGGTGGACCTATTGGTCACCAAAGAAGGTTTCCAGATCTTCTTGCCTTCTCAGGATCAATATCGTTCAGGGACCCTGGACCAAATTGAAACCTTATGGCCTGCCTCTTCTCTTGGATTTCCGCACCATCTTTTCACCATGGTCAACTCCATAGGGCCCCTTACTTTGGAGCCCGTCGAAACTCCCATGCTGGAGAAAGGTCCGAATTTCTCTATTCTCCACCTGCTAAGACTAGAGAAGAACCACGGCGTGCTTAACCGAAAGGTTTTTTTCCAGGGGGAAACCCTTGATATGACCCAGCAAGAACTATTCAATCAAGAAGGACGTCTTGAAATCACCATGGATTATTTGAATTACAAAAAAATTAACGGCCACCGTCTTCCCTTTCAGGTAATCGCAAAAAACCAAGGCCATCAGGCGAGCCTCACTTTCAAAGAGATTCAACCCAATCCAAAATTTATTCCAAAAGATTTTCAACTCTCTCAATTGGAGGGACGGGGATTTCCGTGA